In a single window of the Clarias gariepinus isolate MV-2021 ecotype Netherlands chromosome 16, CGAR_prim_01v2, whole genome shotgun sequence genome:
- the LOC128544921 gene encoding deleted in malignant brain tumors 1 protein-like has translation MSKSAKKCLPLEKFIFFHNEVHDQIRLVNGASNCCGRVEIQHKAQWGTVCDDYWDLKDAEVVCRQLGCGKAVSAPRNAHFGQGSEPTWLDDVRCNGTESYINQCLHRGFGVENCGHGEDAGVVCLNLQSPTLTRISSNSVVLPGEVLQFRCTTRSPTCISVDFSLYKTGTLIKKQTGETTTTFTLTVDDSHQGQYTCDYSYRESHSTSSRSSFITITVDQVHNQIRLVNGPGNCCGRVEIQHKAQWGTVCDDDWDLKDAEVVCRQLGCGKAVSAPHNARFGQGSEPTWLDNVRCNGTESYIDQCSHRGFGVENCGHGEDAGVVCSNLQSPTLTRISPNSVVSPGEVLQFRCSTPSTTCISVDFSLYKTGILIKKQTAETTTTFTLTVDESHQGQYTCDYSYRESNSTSSRSSSITITVVHKQIRLVNGTGNCCGRVEILHNTQWGTVCDDDWDLKDAEVVCRQLGCGKAVSAPHNAHFGQGSEPTWLDDVRCNGTESYLYQCSHREFGVENCGHDRDAGVVCLNLQSPTLTQISPNSVVSPGEVLQFRCSTPSTTCISVDFSLYKTGSLIKKQTAETTTTFTLTVDESHQGQYTCDYSYRESNSTSSRSSSITITVAKGITALLIGWCAVVEMTSFGKVLC, from the exons ATGAGCAAATCTGCTAAAAAATGTCTACCCTTAGAAAAATTTATCTTTTTCCATAATGAAGTTCATGACCAGATCAGGCTGGTGAATGGTGCGAGTAACTGCTGTGGCCGAGTGGAGATCCAGCACAAAgcccagtggggaacagtttgtGATGATTACTGGGACTTAAAGGATGCAGAGGTGGTGTGTCGACAGCTTGGATGTGGTAAAGCAGTAAGCGCTCCTCGTAATGCCCACTTTGGTCAGGGAAGTGAACCAACCTGGCTGGATGATGTTCGGTGTAATGGGACTGAGAGCTACATAAATCAGTGTTTACACAGAGGATTTGGAGTAGAGAACTGTGGACATGGTGAAGATGCTGGAGTTGTTTGCTTaa ATTTGCAGAGTCCCACACTGACTCGGATCTCCTCAAACTCTGTGGTCTTACCTGGAGAAGTCCTTCAGTTCAGATGTACCACACGCAGCCCAACATGCATCTCTGTAGATTTCAGTTTATATAAAACTGGGACATTAATAAAGAAGCAAACAGGAGAGACTACAACAACATTTACTCTGACTGTAGATGACTCACATCAGGGCCAGTACACCTGTGACTACTCATACAGGGAAAGTCACTCCACATCTTCGAGGAGCAGCTTCATTACCATCACTGTGG ATCAAGTTCATAACCAGATCAGGCTGGTAAATGGTCCGGGTAACTGCTGTGGTCGAGTCGAGATCCAGCACAAAgcccagtggggaacagtgtgtgatgatgactggGACTTAAAGGATGCAGAGGTGGTGTGTAGACAGCTTGGATGTGGTAAAGCAGTCAGCGCTCCTCATAATGCCCGCTTTGGTCAGGGAAGTGAACCAACCTGGCTGGATAATGTTCGGTGTAATGGAACTGAGAGCTACATAGATCAGTGCTCACATAGAGGATTTGGAGTAGAGAACTGTGGACATGGTGAAGATGCTGGAGTTGTGTGCTCaa ATTTGCAGAGTCCCACACTAACTAGGATCTCCCCAAACTCTGTGGTCTCACCTGGAGAAGTCCTTCAGTTCAGATGTTCCACACCCAGCACAACATGCATCTCTGTAGACTTCAGTTTGTATAAAACTGGTATATTAATAAAGAAGCAAACTGCAGAGACTACAACAACATTTACTCTGACTGTAGATGAATCACATCAGGGCCAGTACACCTGTGACTACTCATACAGGGAAAGTAACTCCACATCATCCAGGAGCAGCTCCATTACCATTACTGTGG TTCATAAGCAGATCAGGCTGGTGAATGGTACGGGTAACTGCTGTGGTCGAGTGGAGATCCTGCACAACacccagtggggaacagtgtgtgatgatgactggGACTTAAAGGATGCAGAGGTCGTGTGCAGACAGCTTGGATGTGGTAAAGCAGTCAGCGCTCCTCATAATGCCCACTTTGGTCAGGGAAGTGAACCAACCTGGCTGGATGATGTTCGGTGTAATGGAACTGAGAGCTACCTATATCAGTGCTCACACAGAGAATTTGGGGTAGAGAACTGTGGACATGATAGAGATGCTGGAGTCGTGTGCTTAA ATTTGCAGAGTCCCACACTGACTCAGATCTCCCCGAACTCTGTGGTCTCACCTGGAGAAGTCCTTCAGTTCAGATGTTCCACACCCAGTACAACATGCATCTCTGTAGACTTCAGTTTGTATAAAACTGGGTCATTAATAAAGAAGCAAACTGCAGAGACTACAACAACATTTACTCTGACTGTAGATGAATCACATCAGGGACAGTACACCTGTGACTACTCATACAGGGAAAGTAACTCCACATCATCCAGGAGCAGCTCTATTACCATCACTGTGG cgaagggaatcacggcattgctgattggttggtgcgctgttgtagagatgacatCTTTCGGGAAAGTCCTTTGCTGA